A genomic stretch from Bacterioplanes sanyensis includes:
- a CDS encoding MATE family efflux transporter: MRQAILEQPVGPVLYQLTRPMVIGILAVFFFNLVDTWFISLLGTDSLAAVGFALPVTLLVMNLAIGLGIAASALIAKAVGADDQRSAQQATSAALLLGLLLGIVIAVLGMLVNDALFLRLGASEALLPEIWSYMQFWWPGAVLMLLMMIQNSALRATGDTRLPSRMMLAAALLNAVLDPLLIFGLGPVPALGVGGAALASALCWLMVIGVIFYRQRRQGLLGLHGLPLQGILALWRRLMVLGIPAMITNMMVPVAGALLLMMVAPMGEKAVAGFGVGMRLEPFAIVVILALTSTLPTFVAQNQAANQWSRIWQALSHSYRFLLLWQLAVCALLWIFAPLLAGLFSSEAEVQRHIIDFVRWLPLGYAGMGVVLCANAALNSLQKTQLSMLLNLVRLFALYLPGAWLGMHIGQQWQQGYVGMLAGAALGNVLAGIAIWSMTVRLQQRGSLSIAGRTLTAK; encoded by the coding sequence GTGCGGCAGGCAATTCTAGAGCAGCCCGTAGGGCCAGTGCTGTATCAGCTAACACGGCCGATGGTGATCGGCATCTTGGCGGTCTTTTTCTTTAACTTGGTCGATACCTGGTTTATCAGTTTGCTCGGTACCGACAGTTTGGCCGCCGTCGGTTTTGCCTTGCCGGTTACCTTGCTGGTGATGAATCTGGCCATTGGTCTTGGCATAGCAGCATCGGCCTTGATTGCCAAAGCGGTGGGAGCAGATGATCAACGCTCAGCGCAGCAGGCGACCAGTGCCGCGTTGCTGTTGGGGTTACTGCTGGGCATTGTCATCGCCGTGCTCGGTATGCTGGTCAATGACGCTCTGTTTTTGCGCTTAGGCGCGAGCGAAGCGTTGCTGCCCGAGATCTGGAGCTATATGCAGTTTTGGTGGCCCGGCGCTGTGCTGATGCTGTTGATGATGATTCAAAACAGCGCGTTGCGCGCCACCGGCGATACGCGCCTGCCATCGCGCATGATGCTGGCGGCAGCACTGTTAAATGCGGTGCTAGACCCGCTGCTGATTTTTGGTCTTGGGCCCGTGCCTGCGCTGGGTGTTGGCGGTGCTGCATTGGCCAGCGCTTTGTGTTGGCTGATGGTGATCGGCGTTATCTTTTACCGCCAGCGCCGTCAGGGATTGCTTGGTTTGCACGGCCTGCCGCTACAGGGCATACTGGCGCTGTGGCGTCGGCTGATGGTGCTTGGTATTCCGGCGATGATTACCAATATGATGGTGCCTGTGGCGGGCGCATTATTGCTGATGATGGTGGCGCCGATGGGTGAAAAGGCCGTCGCAGGTTTTGGCGTCGGGATGCGTTTGGAGCCCTTTGCCATTGTTGTGATTCTGGCGCTGACCTCAACGCTGCCGACGTTTGTGGCGCAAAATCAAGCGGCCAATCAATGGTCGCGTATCTGGCAGGCGCTGAGCCATTCCTATCGTTTTTTATTGCTGTGGCAACTGGCGGTGTGCGCGTTGCTGTGGATATTTGCCCCGTTGCTGGCTGGTCTGTTTTCGTCTGAGGCGGAGGTGCAGCGCCACATCATCGACTTTGTGCGCTGGCTGCCGCTCGGTTACGCCGGCATGGGGGTTGTGCTGTGTGCCAATGCCGCGCTGAACTCACTGCAAAAGACGCAATTATCGATGCTGTTAAACCTGGTGCGCTTGTTTGCTCTGTATTTGCCCGGCGCTTGGCTAGGTATGCACATTGGCCAGCAATGGCAACAGGGCTACGTCGGCATGCTGGCAGGCGCGGCGCTCGGCAATGTGCTGGCAGGCATAGCAATATGGAGCATGACGGTGCGGTTGCAGCAGCGCGGCTCGTTGTCGATTGCCGGGCGCACCCTGACTGCCAAATAA
- a CDS encoding DUF962 domain-containing protein, with protein sequence MGQSNSTEQRFQSFAEFYPFYLAEHANPVCRALHYSGTLSAIAIMIWCLSSGQYGYLPLALLAGYGQAWIGHFFFEHNKPATFQYPLWSFMGDWVMLKDWLTGRIKQRLPKE encoded by the coding sequence ATGGGCCAGTCCAATTCAACAGAGCAGCGTTTTCAAAGCTTTGCCGAGTTTTATCCCTTTTATTTGGCTGAGCATGCCAACCCGGTTTGCCGTGCACTGCATTACAGCGGCACTCTTAGTGCCATTGCCATTATGATCTGGTGTTTGAGCAGTGGCCAATACGGCTATTTGCCACTGGCGCTGCTGGCCGGTTATGGCCAGGCTTGGATCGGACATTTTTTCTTTGAGCACAACAAACCCGCAACGTTTCAATACCCGCTGTGGAGCTTTATGGGCGATTGGGTGATGCTCAAAGATTGGCTCACCGGACGCATAAAGCAGCGCTTGCCAAAGGAATAA
- a CDS encoding AraC family transcriptional regulator encodes MLDQAQAMGVSRAWLCQQCAIDTSQLYRADARVEQLWVTRLWQCLQQAVPNEPVSLYCGQAVSLAPLPLLHDALFASDSLGAALTRLQRAQHLVAQSVRVELQPCPLGMTIDFEATQPLSQHTLEVALVGWLHISRALLGRMPRLLAVQLGAQPTGLIHWRCWLPDLVLTERYRFTIAWSDWQQPRRGGHDHAWPLVQQQLQQLRHHQWVGYVRHCLHQMLALGCADRRSVASALHISVSTLQRRLRQHGLSFQQLLQQHRQTWACRWLLQGVPLSDIAQRLGYQDQTAFQRAFRHWLGCTPRQWQQGQLNSLAG; translated from the coding sequence ATGCTGGATCAGGCGCAAGCCATGGGCGTCTCGCGGGCTTGGTTGTGTCAGCAATGTGCCATCGACACCTCTCAGCTTTACCGCGCTGATGCACGCGTCGAGCAACTATGGGTGACACGTTTATGGCAGTGTTTGCAGCAAGCGGTACCGAATGAACCTGTGTCTTTGTATTGCGGTCAGGCCGTCAGTTTGGCGCCGTTGCCGTTATTGCACGATGCCTTGTTTGCCAGCGATTCCTTGGGCGCCGCATTAACTCGCTTACAGCGGGCGCAGCATCTAGTAGCGCAGTCGGTGCGGGTGGAGCTGCAGCCGTGCCCGCTAGGCATGACAATCGACTTTGAAGCGACTCAACCGCTGTCTCAGCACACTTTGGAAGTCGCGCTTGTCGGTTGGCTGCACATTAGTCGTGCCTTGCTAGGACGCATGCCGCGCTTGCTGGCGGTTCAGCTCGGCGCACAGCCCACCGGTTTAATACATTGGCGCTGCTGGTTGCCAGATTTGGTGTTAACAGAGCGCTACCGGTTCACCATCGCTTGGTCGGATTGGCAGCAGCCGCGACGGGGTGGCCATGATCACGCTTGGCCGCTGGTGCAGCAGCAACTGCAGCAATTGCGCCATCATCAATGGGTAGGGTACGTGCGCCATTGTTTGCATCAAATGCTGGCACTGGGCTGTGCGGATCGTCGCTCGGTGGCGTCGGCCTTGCACATCAGTGTCAGCACCCTGCAGCGAAGACTGCGCCAACACGGATTGAGCTTTCAGCAGTTACTGCAGCAGCATCGGCAAACCTGGGCCTGTCGTTGGCTGTTGCAAGGCGTGCCCTTGTCGGACATTGCCCAGCGGCTGGGGTATCAGGATCAAACGGCCTTCCAGCGTGCCTTTCGCCATTGGCTTGGTTGCACGCCGCGGCAATGGCAACAAGGTCAGCTCAATTCACTGGCTGGCTGA
- a CDS encoding polyhydroxyalkanoate depolymerase, translating to MLYQLNAGITRFMQPWHVWARQSRQWLYQPWNPWNASWSMKTLRASVELLERLTDSYDKPEWQLDRVTIKRRKLAIDYQTVVEKPYCDLLHFKRVGFDQAQPKVLLIAPLSGHYATLLRGTVREFLPDHEVYITDWRNARDVPVEQGGFHFDDYVDYLIEFFRYLGPDVHTIAVCQPCVPALVAASVMAERGLPLPRSMALLGGPVDTRISPTEVNDYASGKDLDWFQRNVICQVPHGFAGQGQLVYPGFIQLSGFMSMNLDNHLSKHFKFFNDLIRGDGDSAEAHRAFYNEYLAVMDMPAHYYLETIRRVFLEHQLPRGVLVHRGQTVDLQAIESMALMTIEGELDDITGRGQTASALSLCAKVPVAKKEHLEVEGVGHYGIFNGRRFREDVAPRIKAFMQRHQS from the coding sequence ATGCTCTATCAACTGAATGCTGGCATCACCCGGTTCATGCAGCCTTGGCACGTATGGGCGCGTCAGAGCCGACAATGGTTGTATCAACCTTGGAACCCTTGGAACGCGAGCTGGAGCATGAAAACGCTGCGCGCCTCGGTTGAATTGTTGGAGCGGCTGACCGATTCCTACGATAAGCCCGAGTGGCAGCTGGATCGCGTCACCATCAAGCGTCGCAAGCTGGCGATTGACTATCAAACGGTGGTCGAAAAGCCCTACTGTGATTTGCTGCACTTCAAGCGTGTCGGCTTTGACCAAGCGCAGCCTAAAGTGCTGTTGATTGCGCCATTGTCTGGCCACTACGCCACCTTATTACGCGGCACGGTACGTGAGTTTCTGCCCGACCATGAGGTCTATATCACCGACTGGCGCAATGCTCGTGACGTTCCGGTGGAGCAAGGCGGCTTTCATTTTGACGATTACGTCGATTATCTGATCGAGTTCTTTCGCTACTTAGGGCCAGACGTTCACACCATCGCCGTGTGCCAGCCCTGCGTGCCGGCATTGGTGGCAGCCAGTGTGATGGCGGAACGCGGTTTACCGCTGCCACGCTCGATGGCGTTATTAGGTGGCCCGGTGGATACACGCATCAGCCCAACCGAAGTGAATGACTACGCTTCCGGTAAAGATTTGGATTGGTTTCAGCGTAATGTGATCTGCCAAGTTCCGCACGGCTTTGCTGGCCAGGGGCAGTTGGTATACCCAGGATTTATTCAGCTGTCTGGGTTTATGTCGATGAATCTCGACAACCACCTCAGCAAACACTTTAAGTTCTTTAACGACCTGATTCGCGGCGATGGCGACAGTGCTGAGGCACACCGGGCGTTTTACAACGAATACCTAGCGGTGATGGACATGCCAGCGCATTACTATCTGGAAACTATCCGGCGTGTGTTTTTAGAACATCAACTGCCACGTGGTGTGTTGGTCCATCGAGGTCAAACGGTGGATTTGCAAGCCATTGAAAGCATGGCGCTGATGACCATCGAAGGTGAGCTGGACGATATTACCGGGCGCGGCCAAACCGCGTCGGCGCTGTCGTTATGCGCAAAAGTACCCGTGGCGAAAAAAGAACACTTAGAAGTTGAAGGTGTGGGGCACTACGGCATCTTTAATGGACGGCGTTTTCGTGAAGATGTGGCTCCGCGCATTAAAGCCTTTATGCAGCGCCATCAGAGCTAG
- a CDS encoding ATP-binding protein — MTETQGRSLEQHLFAEIWANSPDNMFILEVGEDDFYLVNTNTAQKVTMELVGNLPRGQALKTLFPADLYQELIQRYQQCVDQRRPLQYEESESFSSHDGREQHWSTILSPLFDQHGRVGHIFGVSRNITRLKLAQSQAESASAAKTAFLANMSHELRTPLNGISGAIELLKHSNDSDERQQLCNVIASAVEAMTQQTNDILEYARLESGQLRLRRDTFAPATLAEEACAVLEPMRRQYNVNVTVTVAEAVPSTLQGDANRLKQILLNLLSNGIKFSPHGTVQLRIELIKQRAQQAQLRVLVVDDGIGIDPSQQARLFQPFTQVDASSTRTHTGNGLGLAICRDLVEAKGGHIQISSQLGEGTTVEVVLSYPVATPGHAPAPAATKRPVEKIDAHVLLVEDNDTNLLVTSKILQRAGLTISVARDGQQAVDCCSQQRFDMVLMDWHMPIMDGLRATQVIRRMDDYYARVPILGLTARGMSEDRSACLAAGMDDVIIKPLNAVKLVNQIQRMLSDTVTSITSTAASSDGAA, encoded by the coding sequence ATGACTGAAACGCAAGGACGAAGCCTGGAGCAGCATTTATTTGCTGAAATCTGGGCAAACTCACCAGATAACATGTTCATTCTGGAAGTGGGTGAGGATGACTTTTATCTGGTGAATACCAACACCGCGCAAAAAGTGACCATGGAGTTGGTCGGTAACTTGCCGCGCGGTCAGGCGCTCAAAACCCTGTTCCCGGCCGATTTATACCAAGAGCTGATTCAGCGTTATCAGCAATGCGTTGATCAGCGGCGGCCGCTGCAATACGAAGAAAGCGAATCGTTCAGCAGCCACGACGGTCGTGAACAGCACTGGAGCACGATTTTGTCGCCGCTGTTCGACCAGCATGGCCGCGTGGGCCATATTTTTGGTGTGTCACGCAATATCACCCGCCTCAAACTGGCGCAAAGCCAGGCAGAATCTGCCAGTGCGGCCAAAACTGCTTTCCTGGCCAATATGAGTCACGAACTGCGTACCCCGTTAAATGGCATCAGCGGTGCCATTGAGCTGTTGAAACACAGCAACGACAGCGATGAGCGGCAACAACTCTGCAACGTAATTGCCAGTGCCGTGGAAGCGATGACGCAGCAAACCAACGACATTCTCGAATACGCACGCCTGGAAAGCGGCCAGCTGCGCTTGCGCCGCGATACCTTTGCACCGGCGACACTGGCTGAAGAGGCCTGTGCCGTACTGGAACCCATGCGACGCCAATACAATGTGAACGTCACGGTGACCGTGGCCGAGGCAGTGCCCAGTACACTGCAAGGGGATGCCAACCGCCTGAAGCAAATTTTGCTCAACCTGCTCAGTAACGGCATTAAGTTTTCTCCTCACGGCACGGTGCAGCTGCGCATTGAGTTGATCAAGCAACGGGCACAGCAAGCGCAACTGCGTGTTTTAGTCGTCGACGATGGCATTGGCATCGATCCCTCACAGCAAGCGCGATTGTTTCAACCCTTCACTCAGGTCGATGCCTCCAGCACACGCACACATACGGGCAACGGTTTGGGGCTGGCGATTTGCCGTGACCTGGTGGAAGCGAAAGGCGGTCACATACAAATCAGCAGCCAATTGGGTGAAGGCACTACCGTTGAAGTGGTGCTGAGCTATCCAGTAGCCACGCCCGGTCATGCGCCAGCACCGGCGGCGACTAAACGGCCTGTTGAAAAGATCGATGCACATGTCTTGTTGGTGGAAGATAACGACACCAACCTGCTGGTAACCAGCAAGATACTGCAACGCGCCGGGTTGACGATCAGTGTTGCCCGCGATGGCCAGCAAGCCGTTGATTGCTGCAGCCAGCAGCGCTTCGATATGGTGTTGATGGACTGGCATATGCCCATCATGGATGGTTTACGTGCCACACAAGTGATTCGCCGCATGGACGACTACTACGCGCGAGTGCCTATTTTGGGGTTAACAGCACGAGGCATGAGTGAAGATCGCAGCGCTTGCCTGGCGGCCGGCATGGACGATGTGATCATAAAGCCGCTCAACGCCGTGAAGTTGGTCAACCAGATTCAGCGCATGTTGAGCGACACGGTCACTTCGATCACGTCTACCGCCGCTAGCTCTGATGGCGCTGCATAA
- a CDS encoding DUF917 domain-containing protein: MTQDLLAQSVTPADLDALIEGTCFLASGGGGPKAMAQAFRKKIEHNVTMVAPEQVLDGDASLMVVDLGSPAKALDGIGFTAPVNAFNALSDNLAISPSYLLPGEIGAVNTLLPFYIADYIYKKTGKKLRVIDSDPCGRADPRLSETLLNISGQSCCPAIIASDSDDCGHFEKAFFKGPMTPEQLEAAAREEVSKPAYDEVGGMALYPLPGTFVRSEGSNFLVQNSVSKAILVGDALLTNPSDQELSLLLTGMGIANYAFVTGTITSLTRNTSDGFDNGKVVIEGDCGNTFWVFMRNESLLAWNNTQGKLHALAPDCINMLVHDGEKRRSISNASIEEGQRISLWGTAGPSKVAHADKLVELFSEDINAVLDKFPEDKKKIGFTHYIPIEQLNAND; this comes from the coding sequence ATGACGCAGGATCTTCTCGCTCAATCCGTTACCCCAGCTGATTTGGACGCTCTGATCGAAGGCACTTGCTTTTTGGCGTCTGGCGGCGGCGGCCCGAAAGCAATGGCACAAGCATTTCGCAAAAAAATCGAGCACAACGTTACTATGGTGGCTCCTGAGCAAGTGCTCGATGGCGACGCCAGCTTGATGGTGGTTGACCTCGGCTCCCCCGCCAAAGCTCTGGACGGCATTGGCTTTACTGCACCGGTCAACGCGTTTAACGCGCTCAGTGACAACCTCGCCATCTCTCCGAGCTATCTACTGCCGGGCGAGATTGGCGCAGTGAACACCTTGTTGCCGTTTTATATCGCTGACTACATCTACAAAAAAACCGGCAAGAAACTGCGCGTCATTGACTCAGATCCGTGCGGGCGAGCGGATCCAAGGTTGAGCGAGACACTGCTGAATATCTCTGGGCAATCCTGCTGCCCAGCCATCATTGCATCAGACAGTGATGACTGCGGACACTTTGAAAAAGCCTTTTTTAAAGGCCCAATGACACCAGAGCAGCTGGAAGCCGCCGCCCGTGAGGAAGTGTCCAAGCCAGCCTATGACGAGGTCGGTGGCATGGCGCTGTACCCTTTGCCCGGTACCTTTGTTCGCTCTGAAGGCAGTAACTTTCTTGTTCAAAACTCGGTTTCGAAAGCCATTCTTGTCGGTGATGCCCTGCTGACCAACCCCAGCGATCAAGAGCTATCCCTGTTGCTCACTGGCATGGGCATTGCCAACTACGCCTTTGTCACCGGCACCATCACCAGCCTCACGCGCAATACCAGTGATGGCTTTGATAATGGTAAGGTCGTGATCGAAGGCGATTGCGGCAATACGTTCTGGGTTTTCATGCGCAACGAAAGCCTGCTGGCTTGGAACAACACCCAAGGAAAATTGCACGCGCTGGCACCAGACTGCATCAATATGCTGGTACACGACGGTGAAAAGCGTCGCTCCATTTCCAATGCGTCCATCGAAGAAGGACAACGTATTTCATTGTGGGGCACGGCCGGACCAAGCAAAGTCGCGCATGCGGATAAACTGGTGGAACTATTTTCTGAGGACATCAACGCAGTGCTCGACAAGTTCCCAGAAGATAAGAAAAAAATTGGCTTCACCCATTACATACCGATAGAGCAACTTAACGCCAATGACTGA
- a CDS encoding YggT family protein, translated as MSPLMQVGLLLVNTIGSLFALVVLMRFLLQLVRADFYNPISQFVVKVTNPLLLPLRRVVPGFAGLDVASLLLAWLVQCLYIGAIGVMLGLGLPWANILVWGTIGLVSLLFNIYFWGLLIVVIASWIAPNSYNPALILINQLLEPVMAPIRAKMPDMGGLDLSPLIFILALKVAEILLLTPLYQLGQVPMALANVVIGL; from the coding sequence ATGTCCCCGTTAATGCAAGTTGGCCTGCTGTTGGTCAACACCATTGGAAGCCTGTTTGCTCTGGTGGTGCTGATGCGGTTTCTACTGCAGCTGGTGCGCGCCGATTTCTACAACCCGATTTCGCAGTTTGTGGTCAAGGTGACCAACCCGCTATTACTGCCATTGCGCCGTGTGGTCCCGGGTTTTGCTGGTTTGGACGTGGCTTCGTTGCTGCTGGCTTGGTTGGTGCAATGCCTGTACATAGGCGCCATCGGCGTGATGCTCGGCTTGGGTTTGCCGTGGGCCAACATTCTGGTGTGGGGCACCATTGGCTTAGTGAGCTTGCTGTTTAACATTTATTTCTGGGGCTTGCTGATTGTCGTCATCGCCTCCTGGATTGCCCCCAACTCCTACAACCCCGCGTTGATTCTTATCAATCAGCTGCTGGAGCCGGTGATGGCACCAATACGGGCCAAAATGCCTGACATGGGCGGACTGGATTTGTCACCATTGATTTTCATTCTGGCGCTGAAAGTGGCCGAAATTCTGCTGCTGACACCGCTGTACCAGCTCGGCCAGGTACCGATGGCGCTGGCCAACGTGGTGATTGGTTTGTAA
- the proC gene encoding pyrroline-5-carboxylate reductase — MTQVAFIGGGNMAASIIGGLVQQGEYSAQQIHVSDPNDSQRQQLSEQFGVHTYADNQQAIEQADVVMLAVKPQVMQQVLAPLFATLSERQPLIISIAAGIDMPSLAQWTGCKAIVRCMPNTPSLVNYGSSGLFASDDTNMHQRNLADSLMRAVGITVWVQQEQEIDTVIAVSGSGPAYYFLMMEAMIETATKMGMSLETATQLTLQTAAGAAEMAKRSDVDPAELRRRVTSPGGTTQQAIATFESAHLRDIVAAAMQAAQQRAAEMSLELGAQSEQ, encoded by the coding sequence ATGACACAAGTGGCTTTTATTGGCGGTGGCAATATGGCCGCCAGCATCATTGGTGGCCTAGTCCAGCAAGGCGAGTACAGTGCCCAGCAGATTCATGTCAGCGACCCAAATGACAGCCAACGCCAGCAGTTGAGTGAGCAGTTTGGTGTACACACCTACGCCGACAACCAGCAGGCGATTGAACAGGCCGATGTCGTCATGCTGGCCGTAAAACCACAAGTCATGCAGCAGGTGCTGGCGCCGTTGTTTGCCACCTTAAGCGAGCGCCAGCCGTTGATCATTTCCATTGCTGCCGGCATTGATATGCCCTCACTGGCGCAATGGACCGGCTGCAAAGCCATCGTACGTTGCATGCCCAATACGCCGTCACTGGTCAACTATGGCTCCAGTGGCTTGTTCGCCAGCGACGACACCAACATGCACCAGCGCAACTTGGCCGATTCATTGATGCGCGCCGTCGGCATCACTGTCTGGGTGCAACAAGAGCAGGAAATCGATACCGTCATCGCCGTATCTGGCAGTGGCCCGGCATATTATTTCTTGATGATGGAAGCCATGATCGAAACGGCGACAAAGATGGGCATGAGCCTAGAAACGGCCACCCAATTAACGCTGCAAACCGCCGCCGGTGCAGCTGAAATGGCCAAGCGCTCCGACGTCGATCCAGCTGAGCTGCGCCGCCGAGTGACGTCGCCCGGTGGCACTACGCAACAAGCCATTGCCACCTTTGAATCTGCACACTTACGCGATATCGTCGCCGCAGCCATGCAAGCTGCACAACAGCGTGCCGCCGAAATGAGCCTTGAGTTAGGCGCCCAATCGGAACAGTAA
- a CDS encoding YggS family pyridoxal phosphate-dependent enzyme, with amino-acid sequence MSTLEQRYHAVQQRIDSACQSAGRQRAEVALLAVSKTKPATMVRDCYQLGQRAFGENYLQDAMDKISQLADLDDIQWHFIGHLQSNKSKTVAEHFHWLETLDRIKLARRLNEQRPQTLPPLNVLLQVNISQEVQKSGVAPADVAELAAHIAELPRLTLRGLMCIPEATDNADALATQFDHMQTLLAQLQPQHPSADTLSMGMSGDLELAIAHGSHQVRVGTDIFGARSKAD; translated from the coding sequence ATGTCCACACTCGAACAACGCTATCATGCGGTACAACAAAGAATAGACAGCGCCTGTCAAAGTGCCGGTCGGCAACGCGCAGAAGTCGCATTGTTGGCGGTCAGTAAGACCAAGCCTGCCACTATGGTGCGCGACTGCTACCAGCTCGGCCAGCGAGCCTTTGGCGAAAACTATTTGCAGGACGCAATGGACAAAATCTCGCAGCTGGCTGATCTCGACGACATTCAGTGGCACTTTATTGGCCACTTGCAAAGCAATAAAAGCAAAACCGTGGCCGAACACTTTCATTGGCTGGAGACACTGGACCGCATCAAGCTGGCTCGGCGTCTCAATGAACAGCGCCCGCAGACGCTGCCACCGCTCAACGTGCTGCTGCAGGTGAACATTAGCCAAGAAGTGCAGAAATCTGGCGTCGCACCAGCCGACGTCGCCGAGTTGGCCGCGCACATTGCCGAACTGCCACGGCTAACGCTCAGGGGGTTAATGTGCATACCGGAAGCGACCGACAATGCTGACGCCCTGGCAACACAGTTTGATCACATGCAAACACTGCTGGCGCAGCTGCAGCCACAGCATCCCAGCGCCGATACCTTATCGATGGGCATGTCGGGCGATCTGGAGCTGGCGATTGCACATGGCAGCCATCAGGTGCGCGTCGGTACCGATATTTTTGGCGCTCGTAGTAAGGCGGATTAG